One window of Streptomyces sp. NBC_00273 genomic DNA carries:
- a CDS encoding ABC transporter ATP-binding protein, whose product MKQLWVTLRGHRAPFVVVLVAEVTMSGLEALLHPLLLKALFDEAILTADLRRFLFLGLAYLVLGLTLNLTGYWIACRRKQFENAFTLVLETELLGRALGLDGRKVSRAGNASYVSRIHNDVSQGVLPAVDVSLRIARQAVTSVVFLGVLLYLSWQASLVLLVIVPPLVFVSNRLGKRIEENTGPEREAEARYINTLTRTLEAFPALRGLPSLLPGTRRANQDALRGFLGITFVNFRLAQRQRTLSDLVMNLSDTASMVVGAFFVFSGRMSFGSFLAFVNSLWRAVTGMFDLINMIPQARRSTAVLERIESLREAKENPYHDEGALVRVRGARVVYGGADEDRAGAGESEVAGVSFDAFELHTGEHVLLRGPNGCGKTTLLHIIAGTLAPDAGSVTLPPRVASLTAPVNLPPLPVRDLVPDERLRAALELDAAADQLPSELSSGQRQRVGVAALLCEDADAYLADEPFANLDDRGRELVFRLLRERTAGRALLVVHHGDEDLDGRFDRVVTLAAGHPLARLS is encoded by the coding sequence GTGAAGCAACTGTGGGTCACGCTGCGGGGGCACCGTGCCCCCTTCGTGGTGGTCCTCGTCGCCGAGGTCACCATGAGCGGGTTGGAGGCGCTGCTGCACCCGCTGCTGCTCAAGGCCCTGTTCGACGAGGCGATCCTGACGGCCGACCTGCGGCGCTTCCTCTTCCTCGGACTCGCGTACCTCGTGCTCGGGCTGACCCTCAACCTCACGGGGTACTGGATCGCCTGCCGGCGCAAGCAGTTCGAGAACGCGTTCACGCTGGTGCTGGAGACGGAGCTGCTGGGCCGCGCCCTCGGCCTGGACGGGCGGAAGGTGTCGCGGGCGGGCAACGCCTCGTACGTCAGCCGCATCCACAACGACGTGTCCCAGGGGGTGCTGCCCGCCGTCGACGTGTCCCTGCGCATCGCGCGCCAGGCGGTCACCTCGGTCGTCTTCCTGGGGGTCCTGCTGTACTTGTCCTGGCAGGCCAGCCTCGTCCTGCTGGTGATCGTGCCGCCGCTGGTGTTCGTGAGCAACCGGCTCGGCAAGCGGATCGAGGAGAACACCGGTCCCGAACGCGAGGCGGAGGCCCGGTACATCAACACGCTGACGCGGACCCTGGAGGCCTTCCCCGCCCTGCGCGGTCTGCCGTCGCTGCTGCCGGGGACGCGCCGCGCGAACCAGGACGCGCTGCGCGGCTTCCTCGGCATCACCTTCGTCAACTTCCGTCTGGCGCAGCGCCAGCGGACCCTCAGCGATCTGGTGATGAACCTGTCGGACACCGCTTCGATGGTCGTCGGGGCCTTCTTCGTCTTCTCCGGCCGGATGTCCTTCGGTAGCTTCCTCGCCTTCGTCAACTCGCTGTGGCGGGCGGTGACCGGGATGTTCGACCTCATCAACATGATTCCGCAGGCCCGCCGGAGCACGGCCGTCCTCGAACGGATCGAGTCCCTGCGGGAGGCCAAGGAGAACCCGTACCACGACGAGGGGGCGCTGGTCCGGGTCCGCGGCGCCCGTGTGGTGTACGGCGGCGCCGACGAGGACAGGGCCGGGGCCGGGGAGAGCGAGGTGGCCGGGGTCTCGTTCGACGCCTTCGAGCTGCACACCGGCGAGCACGTGCTGCTGCGCGGCCCCAACGGCTGCGGGAAGACCACGCTGCTGCACATCATCGCCGGGACGCTCGCCCCCGACGCCGGGTCGGTCACCCTGCCGCCCCGGGTGGCGAGTCTGACCGCTCCGGTGAACCTGCCCCCGCTGCCGGTGCGCGACCTCGTACCCGACGAGCGGCTGCGCGCCGCGCTCGAGCTGGACGCGGCGGCCGACCAGCTGCCCTCGGAGCTGTCCTCGGGCCAGCGCCAGCGCGTCGGGGTCGCCGCGCTCCTGTGCGAGGACGCGGACGCGTACCTCGCCGACGAGCCGTTCGCGAACCTCGACGACCGGGGCAGGGAGCTGGTGTTCCGGCTGCTGCGCGAGCGGACCGCCGGGCGCGCGCTGCTCGTCGTGCACCACGGGGACGAGGACCTCGACGGCCGCTTCGACCGCGTGGTGACCCTGGCGGCCGGACACCCGCTGGCCCGCCTCTCCTGA
- the lanKC gene encoding class III lanthionine synthetase LanKC, producing the protein MRNERWVYRFLFAWNDTLFFDPLDVFYEPNADHFLAAFDERVRARFVRSGIWWSFRHNQNLPAQGWKIHVSSSHRHVREVAASVIGHLTEREIDFKIALDLNIFEMLNSKAMSRGSGGKLVTVYPRDEDEFRTCLADLARLLKGVEGAYVLSDLRYRDSKALYFRYGQFLDTHTVDVLGRRLPQVLGPDGPVPDDRRPGHAQPSWVPWPFDDWRPADEDEGDDGLLGGRFRVTGAIQFSNSGGVYTAEDTADDDRPVLLKEARPHTNINPRQDHDAVDILGREWMFLNRLADAGSYPAPIAKFQHWEHHYIAEEFVDRSDLRSVLLERNPLARPGFDIERSREYLRTFLAVFRGLARAIRAAHDRGVILADFTAANLLIDPDTYEVTIVDLEACRLAESGDAALAKPVELYTPGFSLSRNRFKAYGPEGDRYALASTMAYFIFPIAAMSYLREDVLDLYRIFITEGLGWPERVHRLITDLARDRMDLTGLLTALEDEAGLLEAVEALPSHPVVEERLALADTEAGVAAFVEATADTGRDTLFPVDPFAHVTNPLSLGFGASGVLWALHASGVPVRPEWRDWLSRRLADIDPARYPDGLMNGLSGIAWAADSLGLGTRARELLTRANERAVEKGDHTFYYGLSGVGMTNLRFFLRGHDPRDLAAAQECAQALYETAQRDGGQAHWLNGFTAKEPLTGLGFGQAGVAMFLLRMHQITGEERYLRLGREALAWEMAHAKPIDDEGGPVMFEHEGTMEPYVEVGSAGVLKVLLRYGDTDAARTVLRGLDVRYSVMPGYAFGMTGVADALLDAAEFTGDRSYRDTALRQLDFVRKVFLFEPAQRFGLPRAEGRPPLLALPGEGLLRCSTDYLTGSAGVLRVLHRVNRGGPADFLLDEVGR; encoded by the coding sequence ATGCGCAACGAACGCTGGGTCTACCGCTTCCTCTTCGCGTGGAACGACACACTGTTCTTCGACCCGCTCGACGTCTTCTACGAGCCGAACGCGGACCACTTCCTCGCCGCGTTCGACGAGCGGGTGCGGGCCCGGTTCGTCCGCAGCGGCATCTGGTGGAGCTTCCGGCACAACCAGAACCTGCCTGCGCAGGGCTGGAAGATCCACGTCTCGTCGAGCCACCGCCACGTACGCGAGGTCGCCGCCTCGGTGATCGGCCACCTGACGGAACGCGAGATCGATTTCAAGATCGCTCTCGATCTCAACATCTTCGAGATGCTCAACTCCAAGGCCATGTCCCGGGGCAGCGGCGGCAAGCTCGTCACCGTCTACCCGCGCGACGAAGACGAGTTCCGCACGTGCCTGGCGGACCTCGCCCGCCTCCTGAAGGGCGTCGAGGGTGCCTACGTCCTGTCGGACCTGCGGTACCGGGACAGCAAGGCCCTCTACTTCCGCTACGGCCAGTTCCTCGACACCCACACCGTCGACGTCCTCGGCCGCAGGCTGCCGCAGGTCCTCGGACCGGACGGACCCGTCCCCGACGACCGGCGCCCGGGCCATGCACAGCCCTCCTGGGTGCCCTGGCCGTTCGACGACTGGCGGCCCGCCGACGAGGACGAGGGGGACGACGGCCTGCTCGGGGGCCGCTTCCGGGTGACCGGCGCGATCCAGTTCTCCAACAGCGGCGGCGTGTACACGGCCGAGGACACCGCGGACGACGACCGCCCGGTGCTGCTCAAGGAGGCCCGGCCGCACACCAACATCAACCCGCGCCAGGACCACGACGCCGTGGACATCCTCGGCCGCGAGTGGATGTTCCTGAACCGGCTGGCCGACGCGGGCTCGTACCCGGCACCGATCGCGAAGTTCCAGCACTGGGAACACCACTACATCGCCGAGGAGTTCGTCGACAGGTCCGACCTCCGATCGGTGCTGCTGGAGCGCAACCCGCTGGCGCGGCCCGGGTTCGACATCGAGCGGTCGCGGGAGTACCTGCGGACGTTCCTCGCCGTCTTCCGCGGACTGGCCCGCGCGATCCGGGCCGCCCACGACCGCGGCGTGATCCTCGCCGACTTCACCGCCGCCAACCTGCTCATCGACCCGGACACCTACGAGGTGACCATCGTCGACCTGGAGGCCTGCCGGCTGGCCGAGAGCGGTGACGCCGCTCTGGCGAAGCCGGTCGAGCTCTACACCCCGGGGTTCAGCCTCTCCCGCAACCGCTTCAAGGCGTACGGTCCGGAGGGCGACCGGTACGCCCTCGCGTCCACCATGGCGTACTTCATCTTCCCGATCGCCGCCATGTCGTACCTGCGCGAGGACGTCCTCGACCTGTACCGGATCTTCATCACCGAGGGACTCGGCTGGCCGGAGCGGGTGCACCGGCTGATCACCGACCTGGCCCGGGACCGGATGGACCTCACCGGCCTGCTGACGGCCCTGGAGGACGAGGCCGGACTGCTCGAAGCGGTCGAGGCCCTCCCGTCGCACCCGGTCGTCGAGGAGCGGCTCGCCCTGGCGGACACGGAGGCCGGGGTGGCCGCGTTCGTCGAAGCCACGGCCGACACCGGCCGCGACACGCTCTTCCCGGTGGACCCCTTCGCGCACGTCACCAACCCGCTGAGCCTGGGCTTCGGGGCGAGCGGCGTCCTGTGGGCGCTGCACGCCAGCGGTGTCCCGGTCCGACCCGAATGGCGCGACTGGCTGAGCCGCAGGCTGGCGGACATCGATCCGGCCCGCTACCCGGACGGTCTCATGAACGGCCTCTCCGGCATCGCCTGGGCGGCCGACTCCCTCGGGCTCGGCACCCGGGCCAGGGAGCTGCTGACCCGGGCCAACGAGCGGGCGGTGGAGAAGGGCGACCACACCTTCTACTACGGCCTCTCCGGGGTCGGCATGACGAACCTGCGCTTCTTCCTGCGCGGCCACGACCCCCGCGACCTCGCCGCGGCGCAGGAGTGCGCGCAGGCGCTGTACGAGACGGCGCAGCGCGACGGCGGGCAGGCCCACTGGCTCAACGGGTTCACCGCGAAGGAGCCGCTGACCGGCCTGGGCTTCGGGCAGGCCGGTGTCGCGATGTTCCTGCTGCGCATGCACCAGATCACGGGAGAGGAGCGCTACCTGCGGCTCGGGCGGGAGGCGCTCGCCTGGGAGATGGCCCACGCCAAACCCATCGACGACGAGGGCGGCCCGGTCATGTTCGAGCACGAGGGGACGATGGAGCCGTACGTCGAGGTCGGTTCCGCGGGCGTGCTGAAGGTGCTGCTGCGCTACGGGGACACCGACGCGGCCCGGACCGTCCTGCGCGGGCTGGACGTCCGGTACTCGGTCATGCCGGGCTACGCCTTCGGTATGACCGGGGTCGCCGACGCGCTGCTGGACGCCGCCGAGTTCACCGGCGACCGGTCGTACCGCGACACGGCCCTGCGCCAGCTCGACTTCGTCCGGAAGGTCTTCCTCTTCGAGCCCGCGCAACGGTTCGGGCTGCCCCGCGCCGAGGGCCGGCCGCCCCTGCTGGCACTGCCCGGCGAGGGTCTGCTGCGCTGCTCCACCGACTACCTGACGGGCTCGGCGGGCGTGCTGCGGGTGCTGCACCGGGTCAACCGGGGAGGCCCGGCCGACTTCCTGCTGGACGAGGTCGGGCGGTGA
- a CDS encoding class III lanthipeptide, with the protein MSARPAHPTFEEVIRMSVLKLQNMEARVTPSAAATISLTSSSSDCCKAPREPQNPN; encoded by the coding sequence ATGAGCGCGCGACCCGCGCACCCGACCTTCGAGGAGGTGATCCGGATGAGCGTCCTCAAGCTTCAGAACATGGAGGCCCGCGTCACGCCCAGTGCTGCCGCCACCATCAGCCTGACGAGCAGCAGCAGCGACTGCTGCAAGGCTCCGCGCGAGCCGCAGAACCCGAACTGA
- a CDS encoding WD40 repeat domain-containing protein, with product MSETSTGAPDDVNAPLDDPRWTVQWADGPVPDQRRLRPLIGHGGPVRAVATALVDGRPVAVSGSRDNTVRVWDLATGGQLHDPVTGRTDPVSSMTAEVLSVATAVADGRPVAFSLHGDDAVLVWDLATGRAAGEFVRLVESAVLDGRRVLLTLGADGTLHVGDLLTGRRVTAFPSAAGLATLDGRRVVLTVDDVDVDRTVRVWDLGTGDQLARSLEVVRTVELDGRVLAVTAREPGREPDQEPDQEPGREEQRLWDLATGEPVETASADFALPGGADRPGLTTVTVVHGRAVAVGLDGEEPRFIGPLALARQNGALVGARARETAVLDGRTVALTIEADGTQRIWDLTDDRQRVHGMRVIGALAASDTAPSFPPGPEQDADLWHRISGRGNGPSDSGDPVLLTVEQDDTVVVRDRATGKPVGPPLTGHTGKVWDVATAVVDGRPVAVTAGADHTLRTWDLTHTYGAGPARTGHTGTVSAITTAVLDGSPVVVTAAADRTLRVWDLATGRQVADPVTGLEGEVTAMVTSVVDGRQVIVTAGSGDILHLLDPVGGEHLGEPVATHQGRVLALAAATLAGRPVVVTAGADRTAAIWDLAARRPVGEPLSGHTSRVTAVATAELAGRPVAVTGSWDKTVRLWDLTTGRPIGEPLTGHTDWVTSVATTLVEGRPVAVSRSRDKTVRVWDLATMRETGAPLTGQTDPNGPVVVTFGGARPVVAIGQGQAVRFWDPAAEREAGSEYALPLPAGALAPAPGGRLVVAFGPELTVLCPAAG from the coding sequence ATGTCTGAGACCTCCACGGGTGCGCCCGACGACGTGAACGCCCCGCTCGACGATCCGCGGTGGACCGTGCAGTGGGCCGACGGCCCCGTACCGGACCAGCGGCGGCTGCGCCCCCTCATCGGCCACGGCGGCCCGGTGCGGGCGGTGGCCACCGCGCTCGTCGACGGCAGACCGGTCGCGGTCTCGGGCAGCCGGGACAACACCGTGCGCGTCTGGGACCTCGCGACGGGCGGGCAACTCCACGATCCGGTCACCGGCCGCACCGACCCGGTGTCCTCGATGACGGCCGAGGTGCTGTCCGTGGCCACGGCCGTCGCCGACGGCAGGCCCGTGGCCTTCAGCCTGCACGGCGACGACGCGGTCCTGGTGTGGGACCTGGCCACCGGCCGTGCGGCCGGGGAGTTCGTCAGGTTGGTGGAGAGCGCCGTCCTGGACGGGCGCCGGGTCCTCCTCACCCTCGGGGCCGACGGGACCCTGCACGTGGGGGACCTGCTCACCGGCCGCCGGGTCACCGCCTTCCCGTCGGCGGCCGGCCTCGCGACGCTGGACGGCCGCCGTGTCGTCCTCACCGTCGACGACGTCGACGTGGACCGGACGGTGCGCGTGTGGGACCTGGGCACCGGCGATCAGCTGGCCCGGTCGCTGGAGGTGGTGCGGACCGTCGAACTCGACGGACGCGTGCTCGCCGTCACCGCCCGGGAGCCGGGCCGGGAGCCGGACCAGGAGCCGGACCAGGAGCCGGGCCGGGAGGAGCAGCGGCTGTGGGACCTGGCAACCGGCGAGCCGGTGGAGACCGCCTCGGCCGACTTTGCCCTGCCCGGCGGCGCGGACCGGCCCGGCCTGACGACCGTGACGGTCGTGCACGGACGTGCCGTCGCCGTCGGCCTCGACGGCGAGGAGCCCCGCTTCATCGGCCCCCTGGCCCTCGCCCGCCAGAACGGCGCCCTGGTAGGGGCCCGGGCCCGGGAGACCGCGGTGCTGGACGGTCGCACCGTCGCCCTCACCATCGAAGCGGACGGGACCCAGCGCATCTGGGACCTGACGGACGACCGGCAGCGCGTGCACGGCATGCGGGTGATCGGCGCCCTCGCCGCCAGCGACACGGCGCCGTCCTTCCCGCCCGGCCCGGAGCAGGACGCCGACCTCTGGCACCGGATCTCCGGCCGTGGCAACGGCCCGTCCGACAGCGGCGATCCGGTCCTGCTCACCGTGGAACAGGACGACACGGTGGTGGTGCGGGACCGCGCCACCGGAAAGCCCGTGGGCCCGCCGCTCACCGGCCACACCGGCAAGGTCTGGGACGTGGCCACCGCCGTCGTGGACGGGCGGCCCGTCGCCGTCACGGCGGGCGCCGACCACACGCTCCGGACCTGGGACCTCACCCACACGTACGGCGCCGGTCCGGCCCGCACCGGCCACACCGGAACGGTTTCGGCGATCACCACGGCCGTTCTCGACGGGAGCCCGGTGGTCGTCACGGCAGCCGCCGACCGCACCCTGCGCGTCTGGGACCTGGCCACCGGCCGGCAGGTCGCGGACCCCGTGACCGGCCTGGAGGGCGAGGTGACCGCCATGGTCACGTCGGTGGTGGACGGACGGCAGGTGATCGTGACCGCGGGCTCCGGCGACATCCTGCACCTGCTGGATCCGGTGGGCGGGGAACACCTCGGCGAGCCCGTCGCCACCCACCAGGGCCGGGTGTTGGCCCTGGCGGCCGCGACCCTGGCCGGCCGGCCCGTCGTGGTCACCGCCGGCGCCGACCGCACCGCGGCGATCTGGGACCTCGCCGCCCGCCGCCCGGTCGGCGAACCGCTCAGCGGCCACACCAGTAGGGTGACCGCCGTCGCGACGGCGGAACTGGCGGGGCGGCCCGTCGCCGTCACCGGAAGCTGGGACAAGACCGTACGGCTGTGGGACCTCACCACCGGCCGGCCGATCGGGGAACCCCTGACCGGCCACACCGACTGGGTGACATCGGTGGCCACCACGCTGGTCGAGGGCAGGCCCGTCGCGGTCAGCAGGAGCCGGGACAAGACGGTGCGCGTGTGGGACCTGGCCACGATGCGGGAGACCGGCGCCCCCCTGACCGGCCAGACGGATCCGAACGGGCCCGTGGTCGTCACCTTCGGGGGAGCCCGGCCGGTGGTGGCCATCGGCCAGGGCCAGGCCGTGCGGTTCTGGGACCCCGCCGCGGAGCGAGAGGCGGGGAGCGAGTACGCGCTGCCGCTCCCGGCGGGTGCGCTCGCGCCCGCGCCGGGCGGACGGCTCGTGGTCGCCTTCGGCCCGGAGCTCACGGTGCTGTGCCCGGCGGCGGGTTGA
- a CDS encoding tetratricopeptide repeat protein yields MPDGKTKADDVPDPALAAFELSARLVLAGRYEEALTATDEAARLYRERITDPRTGPLETLGAAASRAYVLVFRCEALSKLGRWEECLRTASEAVALSRSQQADAPFAAPLGATLMGLATALWGLGRPQEALAMAREAVGLYRRLARVDAAYRPQLANALNLLGVVLSRLGRHAEALKVTKESVVLYRRLTSADPAAHTLGLAQAVNNLARRRSVRNHRRRALRSAQEAVTLYRQLARENPAVHRRDVAMALGNLARAHSSREASLAAAQESVAILRDLDQGDPRVHGALFADALSLLAAALADLGRLREAAEATTQALAMMREQAAINPVARRGDLALALAFHARVRAEAGTDLAEGLAAATEAVGLMRELAAELPQMYASSLAEVRALEDRLRALAP; encoded by the coding sequence ATGCCCGACGGGAAGACGAAGGCCGACGACGTACCCGACCCGGCCCTGGCAGCCTTCGAGCTCAGCGCCCGGCTGGTGCTCGCCGGTCGGTACGAGGAGGCCCTGACGGCGACCGACGAGGCCGCGCGGCTCTACCGGGAACGGATCACCGACCCCCGGACCGGCCCGCTCGAAACCTTGGGCGCCGCCGCCTCGCGCGCCTACGTCCTGGTGTTCCGCTGCGAGGCGCTGTCGAAGCTCGGGCGGTGGGAGGAGTGCCTGCGCACCGCCTCCGAGGCCGTGGCCCTGAGCCGCTCGCAGCAGGCAGACGCGCCCTTCGCCGCGCCGCTCGGCGCCACCCTGATGGGCCTCGCCACCGCTCTGTGGGGGCTCGGCCGCCCGCAGGAGGCCCTCGCGATGGCCCGGGAGGCCGTCGGCCTCTACCGCAGGCTCGCCCGTGTGGACGCCGCGTACCGCCCGCAGCTCGCCAACGCACTCAACCTGCTCGGCGTGGTGCTGTCCCGCCTGGGGCGGCACGCCGAGGCGCTGAAGGTCACCAAGGAGTCCGTCGTGCTGTACCGGCGGCTGACCTCGGCGGACCCGGCCGCCCACACCCTCGGGCTCGCCCAGGCGGTGAACAACCTGGCCCGTCGCAGGTCGGTGCGCAACCACAGGCGCCGGGCGCTGCGGAGCGCCCAGGAGGCGGTGACCCTCTACCGGCAGCTGGCGCGGGAGAACCCCGCGGTCCACCGGCGGGACGTCGCGATGGCGCTCGGCAACCTCGCCCGGGCCCACTCCAGCCGAGAGGCGTCGCTGGCCGCCGCGCAGGAGTCGGTCGCCATCCTGCGGGACCTGGACCAGGGCGATCCGCGTGTCCACGGCGCGCTCTTTGCCGACGCGCTCTCCCTGCTCGCGGCGGCCCTGGCCGACCTGGGACGGCTCCGGGAGGCGGCCGAGGCCACCACGCAGGCGCTGGCGATGATGCGGGAGCAGGCCGCGATCAACCCCGTGGCCCGGCGGGGCGACCTCGCCCTGGCACTGGCGTTCCACGCCCGGGTGCGGGCCGAGGCCGGGACCGACCTCGCCGAGGGGCTGGCGGCCGCCACGGAGGCGGTCGGCCTCATGCGCGAGCTCGCGGCGGAGCTCCCGCAGATGTACGCGTCCTCCCTGGCGGAGGTCCGCGCCCTGGAAGACCGCCTGCGGGCGCTGGCCCCCTAG